One genomic segment of Nitrospirota bacterium includes these proteins:
- a CDS encoding sulfurtransferase TusA family protein encodes MGDLKAEEPTEVLDVLGRVCPYPLVLTKKKLEKMEKDTLLKVLCDAPASAEDSIPKYAEKQGFGFDSVKVEDKGHWELYIKKTK; translated from the coding sequence ATGGGTGATTTAAAAGCTGAGGAACCCACAGAGGTACTGGATGTGTTAGGCAGGGTTTGTCCATATCCTTTAGTGTTAACAAAGAAAAAACTCGAAAAGATGGAAAAAGACACACTTCTTAAAGTTCTGTGCGATGCCCCGGCATCAGCCGAGGACTCTATTCCAAAATACGCAGAAAAACAGGGTTTTGGCTTTGACTCCGTTAAGGTAGAAGATAAGGGCCATTGGGAACTCTACATTAAGAAAACCAAGTAA
- a CDS encoding DsrE family protein has translation MAIKKIAFVVDKLPYKGESSRLALTHCIASQTVEIHLEEDENVEPVLAFVGNGVLNCLRNQNAEAYGVSTMESHIKNALLTDIKVLICEEDVKRLGIAEADLIMDAEDFGADMMSQIVPFSEIMAEIESSVHLMYF, from the coding sequence ATGGCTATTAAAAAGATAGCTTTCGTTGTTGATAAGTTACCGTATAAGGGAGAAAGTTCAAGACTGGCACTGACTCACTGCATAGCAAGCCAGACTGTAGAAATACACCTTGAGGAGGACGAAAACGTGGAGCCCGTACTGGCCTTTGTCGGCAACGGCGTTTTAAACTGTTTGAGGAACCAAAACGCAGAGGCTTATGGTGTTTCAACTATGGAATCCCACATAAAAAACGCACTCCTTACCGATATTAAAGTGTTGATTTGTGAGGAGGATGTCAAGAGGCTTGGCATAGCAGAGGCAGACCTGATTATGGATGCTGAGGACTTTGGTGCAGACATGATGAGCCAGATTGTTCCCTTTAGTGAGATAATGGCTGAAATAGAGTCGTCTGTACACTTAATGTATTTTTAA
- a CDS encoding DsrE family protein, whose amino-acid sequence MSKLTIGCFSSLVGSMTLDFAVKLAEAARKKGHDVDMWLSGNGTMLAKKGQRSFKDYSSLEKTMTDLVAGGMTVVACEACAEARGYHKEDFIDSFGRKSMDWYLASCFGADRVLHIGGE is encoded by the coding sequence ATGAGCAAATTAACAATAGGATGTTTTTCATCCCTTGTGGGGTCTATGACGCTGGATTTTGCCGTGAAGCTTGCCGAGGCCGCAAGAAAAAAAGGCCATGATGTTGATATGTGGCTTTCCGGTAACGGCACCATGCTTGCAAAGAAAGGGCAGCGTTCTTTTAAGGATTACTCATCGCTTGAAAAAACCATGACTGATTTGGTGGCAGGCGGGATGACTGTTGTAGCCTGTGAGGCCTGTGCTGAGGCAAGAGGGTATCACAAAGAGGACTTCATAGACAGCTTTGGCAGAAAAAGCATGGATTGGTATTTAGCCAGTTGTTTTGGAGCCGACCGGGTGCTTCACATAGGAGGTGAGTAA
- the dsrH gene encoding sulfurtransferase complex subunit TusB yields the protein MKLGVFVSEYGTTNDTLERLKADFLGIVLVQNGVYNAVVNENGQASPVLGKGTKVYALSEDLLVRGFDPSKVDKRVTVVDYGGVVDLIFNNFEKLIWL from the coding sequence ATGAAGTTAGGAGTATTTGTAAGTGAATACGGCACAACAAACGATACCCTCGAAAGGCTGAAAGCGGATTTTCTGGGAATAGTGTTAGTGCAAAACGGCGTTTACAATGCAGTGGTCAATGAAAACGGCCAGGCGTCGCCGGTTCTTGGAAAAGGTACGAAAGTGTATGCTCTTTCGGAGGATTTGCTGGTAAGGGGGTTTGATCCGTCAAAGGTGGACAAGAGAGTAACAGTGGTGGATTACGGCGGAGTCGTGGATTTGATTTTTAACAATTTTGAAAAATTAATATGGCTATAA
- a CDS encoding response regulator, with amino-acid sequence MSKIFQVFTQADASTTRKFGGSGLGLAITKSFCSMMGGMISVESKQGEGTVFKVLLPTTQIVKVKQPPPQEPQRQVHDTCEPSVLVVDDDPAVSDLLERMLTKEGFRVYTALDAKTAVQMAVDLKPDVITLDVMMPGKDGWAVLEAVRSDPCVSEIPVVMISMIDERQMAFALGASEYIIKPVDKKCLTSILAKYKKIQRPNLALIVEDDKNASHLLCRIIKRLGWEADEAENGTEALRILSLRIPDIIILDLMMPQMDGFQFIGELRKSRQYSTIPIVVNTAKELTMEDKIELGGNIERIIQKGGVSTGELTDIIKGLLRNKRGGTNEDTSGGRR; translated from the coding sequence ATGTCTAAAATCTTTCAGGTTTTTACACAGGCTGATGCCTCAACAACGCGCAAGTTTGGTGGCTCAGGCCTTGGCCTTGCCATTACTAAGAGCTTCTGCAGTATGATGGGAGGCATGATAAGCGTAGAGAGCAAGCAAGGTGAAGGCACCGTGTTTAAAGTGTTGCTACCGACTACTCAAATAGTAAAAGTAAAACAACCGCCTCCACAAGAGCCGCAACGGCAAGTACACGATACTTGCGAGCCAAGTGTTTTAGTTGTGGATGACGACCCCGCTGTGAGCGATCTTCTGGAGAGGATGCTCACAAAGGAGGGGTTTAGGGTCTATACGGCTCTGGATGCTAAGACGGCGGTGCAGATGGCAGTGGATTTGAAACCCGACGTAATAACGCTTGACGTGATGATGCCGGGCAAGGATGGGTGGGCAGTACTGGAGGCAGTCAGAAGCGACCCTTGCGTGTCGGAGATTCCGGTTGTCATGATCTCGATGATTGACGAAAGGCAGATGGCCTTTGCTCTTGGGGCATCGGAGTATATCATAAAGCCTGTGGACAAAAAATGCCTCACCTCGATTCTTGCTAAATATAAAAAGATTCAACGCCCCAATCTTGCCTTGATAGTGGAGGACGACAAAAACGCAAGCCATCTCCTTTGCAGGATAATAAAGAGGCTTGGCTGGGAGGCGGATGAGGCGGAAAACGGAACCGAAGCCTTGAGGATACTTTCTTTGAGGATACCCGATATAATAATACTCGATCTGATGATGCCACAGATGGATGGGTTCCAGTTTATCGGAGAACTAAGAAAATCGAGACAATACTCCACTATCCCTATTGTAGTAAACACTGCCAAGGAGTTGACCATGGAGGATAAAATAGAGCTTGGCGGTAATATCGAAAGGATAATCCAAAAAGGTGGTGTATCAACAGGGGAGTTGACAGATATAATAAAGGGACTGCTTAGAAATAAAAGGGGAGGGACGAATGAAGATACTTCTGGTGGAAGACGATGA
- a CDS encoding response regulator, whose product MKILLVEDDETNYDMLSRRLIRVGFDVIGASDGIEGINKAQQGNPDIILMDISLPVMDGFEATRILKKDPALKNIPVIALTAHAMTKDRVDAINAGCNDYDTKPVDFQRLLTKISALTEKSRGI is encoded by the coding sequence ATGAAGATACTTCTGGTGGAAGACGATGAGACAAACTATGACATGCTCTCCAGACGCCTCATCAGGGTGGGCTTTGATGTAATTGGCGCCTCTGACGGTATCGAGGGGATAAACAAGGCTCAACAGGGGAATCCGGATATAATACTTATGGATATAAGCCTTCCTGTCATGGATGGTTTCGAGGCAACGAGGATATTAAAAAAAGACCCGGCTTTGAAAAATATTCCCGTCATAGCCCTTACCGCTCACGCAATGACAAAGGACAGAGTGGATGCAATCAATGCCGGCTGCAACGACTATGACACCAAACCAGTCGATTTCCAAAGGCTTTTAACGAAGATATCCGCCCTGACAGAGAAAAGCCGGGGGATTTGA
- a CDS encoding response regulator translates to MLIDDAATNGTNPLHIEEFKTVQELGIQLLETVNELFPGHNYDTALVDIKKVDLLFIIPIQIYILCETQARLSGIDCQTKDIKTIQSAIGRFLSLASDAKMTQSFKGSSIGESTLSLVETYLSRINTSALSNNVVQQEGVGKSRILVVDDNRLNREIIQRRLSKLSLGSDSAVDGEEALIRLTKDKYDLILLDINMPGINGYEVLSRLKSNPALCDIPVIMLSAMTDTENVVKAIEMGAEDFIPKPFEYVILKARIMSLLVRKSLQDQKEAYKKQLEQINLNLEDRVRTQVKELSSSHLAMIFALSKLAESRDQETGEHLERVKSYCDMIARTLSVYAQYDKIIDADFIETLAEASQLHDIGKVGIPDSILLKPGKLTAEEFGIMKTHTTIGAQTLRNVELKHGGNQLVRMGIEVTENHHERYDGKGYPNALAGEQIPLSARILALCDVYDALRSKRCYKLPMTHLETAGIIIAERGQQFSPEVIDAFIECHEELDKIWVQLHG, encoded by the coding sequence ATGCTCATAGATGACGCCGCCACAAACGGCACCAATCCACTGCACATCGAGGAGTTTAAGACCGTTCAGGAGCTTGGCATTCAGCTGCTGGAGACTGTAAACGAGCTGTTTCCAGGACATAATTATGACACCGCACTGGTGGATATTAAGAAGGTTGATCTGTTGTTTATCATACCGATTCAGATTTATATATTGTGCGAAACACAGGCCAGACTCAGCGGCATAGACTGCCAGACAAAGGATATAAAGACGATACAGAGCGCTATCGGGCGGTTCCTTAGCCTTGCCAGCGATGCAAAGATGACACAATCTTTTAAGGGCAGCAGTATTGGAGAGTCCACGCTGTCTCTCGTAGAGACGTATCTGTCACGAATAAACACCTCCGCGTTGTCAAACAACGTAGTGCAGCAGGAGGGAGTTGGCAAAAGCAGAATTCTTGTAGTCGATGACAATCGCTTAAACAGGGAAATCATCCAAAGGCGGTTGAGCAAGCTTAGCCTTGGTTCCGACTCCGCAGTCGATGGCGAGGAGGCGCTAATTCGGCTGACGAAAGACAAATATGACCTCATACTGCTCGATATAAACATGCCAGGCATAAACGGCTATGAAGTTTTGAGCCGTTTGAAATCCAACCCGGCGCTATGCGATATTCCCGTTATCATGCTCTCTGCCATGACAGATACCGAAAACGTCGTCAAGGCCATCGAGATGGGAGCGGAGGATTTTATCCCAAAACCATTCGAGTACGTGATTCTAAAGGCACGCATAATGTCTTTGCTTGTGCGTAAGTCGCTTCAAGACCAAAAAGAGGCCTACAAGAAACAACTTGAACAGATAAATCTCAATTTGGAGGATAGGGTAAGGACTCAGGTAAAGGAGCTTTCCAGCTCTCATCTGGCAATGATATTTGCACTGTCAAAGCTCGCCGAATCGCGTGATCAAGAGACAGGGGAGCATCTGGAGCGCGTAAAATCCTATTGTGATATGATTGCCAGGACTCTCAGTGTCTATGCCCAATACGACAAGATAATTGATGCAGACTTTATCGAAACGCTTGCTGAGGCAAGCCAGTTGCATGATATAGGAAAAGTGGGAATCCCCGACAGCATACTTCTAAAACCGGGGAAGCTCACTGCCGAGGAGTTCGGGATTATGAAGACACATACCACGATAGGGGCACAAACGCTGCGTAACGTCGAGCTCAAGCATGGTGGCAACCAGCTTGTAAGGATGGGAATAGAGGTAACCGAAAACCACCATGAAAGGTATGATGGCAAGGGCTATCCAAACGCTCTGGCTGGTGAGCAAATCCCGCTTTCAGCCCGGATACTTGCACTGTGCGATGTGTATGACGCACTGCGCAGCAAGCGATGTTACAAATTGCCAATGACGCATCTGGAGACGGCAGGTATTATAATAGCCGAGAGGGGGCAGCAGTTTTCCCCCGAAGTAATAGATGCCTTTATCGAATGTCATGAAGAGTTAGATAAAATATGGGTACAACTACACGGTTAG
- a CDS encoding ATP-dependent Clp protease proteolytic subunit: MKNFDHTIKTVLDERLEKLSEHFGSDAVFYYGDINPGYLKAFRDFIEQLKSDNNSKNRLTIMLNTNGGSVETVEKMVEIIRHHYQEIFFIIPDHALSAGTIFCMSGDKIYMDYSSSLGPIDPQVYINNTFVPALGYLDKANELVEKSKQNTLTSAEFVILQNMDLALLRKYEQARDLTVTLLKEWLVKYKFSDWKIHKTTQSKKGKEVTKKEKQERAEEIAKLLGDNKLWHSHGRFIGIKTLRDVLKLEIEDYSNKIELKTLIRDYNDFICEYIIRAKVPLFMHSKYFF; the protein is encoded by the coding sequence TTGAAAAATTTTGACCATACTATTAAAACGGTTTTGGATGAGCGTTTAGAAAAGTTATCTGAACACTTTGGTTCTGACGCGGTTTTTTATTATGGGGACATTAACCCTGGTTATTTAAAAGCATTCAGGGATTTTATAGAACAATTAAAATCCGACAACAATAGTAAAAATAGATTAACTATTATGCTTAATACCAATGGTGGCAGTGTAGAGACTGTAGAAAAAATGGTCGAAATTATACGTCATCATTATCAGGAAATATTTTTTATAATTCCAGACCATGCTCTATCTGCAGGAACAATTTTTTGTATGTCCGGCGATAAAATTTACATGGATTATTCCTCATCTTTAGGCCCTATAGACCCACAAGTATACATTAATAACACCTTTGTCCCTGCACTTGGTTACTTAGATAAGGCAAATGAATTAGTTGAAAAATCAAAACAAAACACTTTAACATCTGCCGAATTTGTGATTTTACAGAACATGGATTTGGCTCTTCTGAGAAAATATGAACAAGCGAGAGATTTAACCGTTACCCTCTTAAAAGAATGGTTAGTAAAGTATAAATTCAGCGATTGGAAAATACACAAAACAACTCAATCGAAAAAGGGGAAGGAAGTTACAAAAAAAGAAAAGCAAGAGAGAGCAGAAGAAATTGCAAAGTTACTGGGTGATAATAAATTATGGCATTCTCACGGGAGATTTATCGGAATTAAAACCTTGAGAGATGTCTTAAAGTTAGAAATAGAAGATTATTCTAACAAAATAGAATTAAAGACACTCATAAGAGATTATAATGATTTCATCTGTGAGTATATAATTAGAGCTAAGGTGCCTTTATTTATGCATTCTAAATACTTTTTTTAA
- a CDS encoding alpha/beta hydrolase: MADLHFIKAGSGDKKIVFIHGNLASSLWWKKTLSEIKAPCEGYAVDLPGCGKTKETEAVITLEYLALLINNFLKTEGLERVTLVGHSMGGGIAQLMAINYPERVEKLVLVNSIPMHGFKAFYSYGEDNLRQLRKREQVFRKSIKNVMPKLKDEDFFEEIVTQAKAISDNTYISHSKAMFDADWSDRIGMINSPTLFIQGHLDRFVTMKGSMKTAEAIKNCSFVTIPNCGHSPMVETPDEFNKVLFDFIGC; encoded by the coding sequence ATGGCTGACCTGCATTTTATAAAGGCTGGCTCAGGGGACAAAAAAATTGTATTTATACACGGAAACCTTGCCTCTTCGCTATGGTGGAAAAAGACCCTGTCAGAGATTAAAGCGCCATGTGAGGGTTACGCAGTGGATCTTCCCGGATGTGGCAAAACCAAAGAGACTGAAGCTGTGATAACACTTGAGTATTTAGCCTTGCTTATTAACAATTTCCTGAAAACAGAGGGCTTAGAGCGGGTAACTCTTGTAGGGCATTCGATGGGAGGCGGCATAGCCCAGCTGATGGCTATAAATTATCCGGAGCGTGTGGAAAAACTGGTGCTGGTAAATTCCATACCGATGCATGGGTTTAAGGCATTTTATAGTTATGGAGAGGACAATCTCAGACAGTTAAGGAAACGCGAGCAGGTATTTAGAAAATCAATCAAAAATGTGATGCCAAAACTTAAAGATGAGGATTTTTTTGAGGAAATCGTAACACAGGCAAAAGCAATTTCGGATAATACCTACATTAGCCACTCTAAGGCCATGTTTGATGCCGACTGGTCAGACAGGATTGGTATGATAAACTCTCCAACCCTGTTTATACAAGGACATCTGGACAGATTTGTAACAATGAAAGGGAGCATGAAAACAGCTGAAGCCATTAAAAATTGCAGTTTTGTAACCATTCCCAACTGCGGCCACAGCCCCATGGTGGAGACCCCGGATGAGTTCAACAAGGTTTTATTTGATTTTATCGGTTGTTAA
- the panC gene encoding pantoate--beta-alanine ligase, translating into MQQWSHKKHKMGKTVGFVPTMGALHSGHISLIEASKLENDLTVVSIFVNPAQFSAGEDFEKYPRDFAGDFKKLEQSGIDALFLPEATDMYSEGFATFIEVRGISNRLCGAYRAGHFSGVATIVAKLFNTVMPDSSYFGLKDYQQCVVIRKMVNDLNMPVNLRFCETVREQDGLAMSSRNTYLTSEQRQDAPLLYRALREAGSLISEKRLVKFKDAATFMHQVLTSSAHISEIQYSSVYDSETLDDISELHVASYSGKPVDLAIAVKIGSTRLIDNLVVTVP; encoded by the coding sequence ATGCAGCAGTGGTCACATAAGAAACACAAAATGGGTAAGACTGTTGGGTTTGTGCCTACAATGGGGGCTCTCCACAGTGGGCATATAAGTCTGATTGAAGCCTCAAAGCTGGAAAATGACCTTACCGTGGTAAGCATCTTCGTTAATCCGGCTCAGTTTTCCGCAGGGGAGGATTTTGAAAAATATCCAAGAGATTTTGCCGGCGATTTTAAAAAACTTGAACAGTCTGGCATTGACGCTCTGTTTTTACCTGAAGCCACAGATATGTACAGTGAGGGGTTTGCTACTTTTATAGAGGTAAGGGGAATTTCCAACAGGTTATGCGGCGCTTACAGAGCAGGACACTTCAGTGGCGTTGCAACAATCGTAGCTAAACTCTTTAACACCGTGATGCCAGACAGCAGCTACTTCGGACTCAAAGACTATCAGCAGTGTGTGGTAATAAGGAAAATGGTAAACGATCTGAACATGCCGGTTAATCTCAGATTTTGTGAAACTGTAAGAGAACAGGACGGTCTTGCAATGAGCTCAAGGAACACGTATCTGACCTCTGAACAAAGACAAGATGCCCCCTTACTTTACAGGGCGCTGCGTGAAGCCGGGTCACTGATAAGTGAAAAGCGGCTGGTTAAATTCAAAGATGCTGCTACATTTATGCACCAGGTGCTAACATCCTCTGCACACATTAGTGAAATTCAGTATAGCTCTGTATATGACTCAGAGACGCTGGATGATATTTCAGAGCTACATGTAGCGTCTTACAGCGGAAAACCGGTTGATCTTGCTATCGCTGTGAAAATCGGCTCCACCCGCTTGATAGATAACCTGGTAGTAACTGTCCCATAA
- a CDS encoding insulinase family protein translates to MKIKKPVFNIYNTVRTRIAESVTNSVCLTAAMLIVLTAGAFMPDVSEGVEARREVLPDGLRVIVSERHNLPIVKLEMIVAASRLDEPAAKAGLSHLVAEMLLEGTKEHTSKEIIEEIEFMGASLEVNSEADYTSIRLSALKKDFGRAFEIFAGCVMHPAFTESELSQKKELILGALRQEEESPDFVANRAFISEVYGNSPYGRLSTGTPKTINTIKRQDLVNFHHERYVPSNSILAVAGDITYDEIAALLDKHMGNWKEGHVKERGALKPEKYLTKKNVTLIDRDITQANIILGTTGIKRDNPDYYTISVMNYILGGGGFASRMVKTIRDDMGLAYDVHSHFLAYKYGGDFRVTTQTKNEFAKTTITEILKQIKIMKETLVKDEELSDAKSYLTGSFPRRLDTTDKVVTFIAQTEFYGLGLDYDKRYIGYINGITKEDVKRVALKYLNDTNYQLVIVGSKSKINAAQDVK, encoded by the coding sequence ATGAAAATTAAAAAACCGGTATTTAACATATACAACACAGTACGCACAAGGATTGCAGAATCAGTGACAAACAGTGTCTGCCTTACAGCAGCAATGCTTATTGTTTTAACTGCAGGTGCTTTTATGCCTGACGTCTCAGAGGGTGTGGAGGCACGGAGGGAGGTTTTGCCGGATGGGTTAAGGGTTATCGTGTCAGAGCGGCATAATCTCCCAATAGTAAAGCTTGAAATGATTGTTGCAGCCTCACGGCTGGATGAGCCGGCAGCTAAAGCGGGGCTGTCCCACCTTGTTGCCGAGATGCTGCTTGAGGGCACTAAGGAACACACATCTAAGGAAATCATCGAGGAGATAGAGTTTATGGGCGCCTCCTTAGAGGTGAACTCAGAAGCTGATTATACCTCTATAAGACTTTCTGCTCTTAAAAAAGACTTCGGCAGAGCATTTGAAATCTTTGCCGGCTGTGTAATGCATCCAGCATTTACAGAGTCAGAATTAAGCCAAAAAAAGGAATTGATTCTTGGCGCTTTGAGACAAGAGGAGGAATCCCCGGATTTTGTGGCAAATAGGGCATTTATTTCGGAGGTTTATGGAAACAGCCCATACGGCAGGCTCTCAACCGGGACTCCAAAGACTATTAATACCATAAAGCGGCAGGATTTGGTTAATTTCCACCATGAGCGCTATGTTCCGTCAAATAGCATTCTTGCCGTAGCCGGTGATATTACTTACGATGAGATTGCAGCGTTGTTAGATAAGCACATGGGCAACTGGAAAGAAGGACATGTTAAAGAGCGTGGTGCACTTAAGCCGGAAAAGTATCTCACAAAGAAAAACGTCACACTAATCGACAGAGACATAACCCAGGCAAACATAATACTTGGCACAACCGGTATCAAACGCGACAATCCAGACTACTATACAATTAGCGTAATGAACTATATTTTAGGCGGCGGAGGGTTTGCCTCAAGAATGGTTAAAACCATAAGGGACGATATGGGGCTTGCCTACGATGTTCACTCACACTTCCTTGCTTACAAGTACGGCGGAGATTTCAGGGTAACTACTCAGACAAAAAATGAATTTGCCAAAACTACCATTACTGAAATTTTAAAGCAAATAAAAATAATGAAAGAAACCCTTGTAAAGGATGAAGAGCTTAGTGATGCAAAGTCATACTTAACCGGCAGCTTTCCCAGACGCCTCGATACGACCGATAAAGTTGTAACTTTTATAGCTCAGACCGAGTTTTACGGACTGGGACTTGACTACGATAAGCGCTACATAGGCTACATTAACGGCATAACCAAAGAGGATGTCAAACGTGTTGCATTAAAGTATCTGAATGACACCAACTATCAATTAGTCATAGTGGGCAGTAAGAGCAAAATTAATGCGGCACAGGACGTAAAATAA
- a CDS encoding insulinase family protein — protein sequence MKVIHKLNKSNPCNKFFIFITLLLLILTLFACTGLEENREKSGYIKDTESLDNTKAYTLSNGLKLIIIEDHRSPIATFQVWYRVGSRNEKPGKTGISHFLEHMMFKGTKNYGSKVFSNLIQKNGGTDNAFTTKNYTMYYQTVASDRIDISVEMEADRMSNLLVREEDVNSERKVVMEERRLRTDDDPQDLLLEKLNAKAFTRHPYGNPVIGWMKEIENISRDELYRYYKTYYSPDNAVVIIAGDVNSDKIMEKINRYFGKIKRGPAKEPVAVTEPPQTEEKRLTLKKQAKLPYLVMAYHVPSVPDKDSYAVDVLTIALSGKSGRLYRDLVKEQRIAFNAFASYSGLYIDPYLFYVGGTTKNIGDVDKFEKALDMELEKLKEEPLSERELQKAKNMVESTFIMGQDSIFFQAEILGMYEMLGNRRLKDEYLKEISKVTALDVMRVAKKYLVPTNRTVGVLIPE from the coding sequence ATGAAAGTGATTCACAAACTGAATAAGTCAAATCCCTGCAACAAATTTTTCATTTTTATAACGTTGCTCCTTCTTATATTAACTCTATTTGCATGTACAGGTTTAGAAGAAAATCGTGAGAAATCCGGTTACATTAAAGACACAGAAAGCTTAGACAACACAAAAGCATATACTCTTTCAAACGGCCTTAAGTTAATAATCATAGAGGACCACAGAAGCCCGATTGCAACCTTTCAGGTGTGGTACAGGGTTGGATCAAGAAATGAAAAACCCGGAAAGACCGGTATAAGCCATTTCCTTGAGCATATGATGTTCAAAGGGACCAAAAACTATGGCTCTAAGGTGTTCTCTAACCTTATCCAGAAAAACGGCGGCACTGACAACGCCTTCACAACGAAAAACTACACCATGTACTACCAGACTGTGGCCTCAGACAGGATAGACATCTCTGTAGAGATGGAGGCTGACAGGATGTCCAACCTTCTTGTAAGAGAGGAGGATGTCAACTCGGAACGAAAGGTGGTTATGGAGGAACGCAGACTGAGGACCGACGACGACCCGCAGGACCTCCTGTTGGAAAAGCTTAACGCCAAGGCCTTCACACGTCACCCTTACGGCAATCCTGTAATTGGATGGATGAAAGAAATAGAAAATATTTCCCGCGATGAGCTTTACCGTTACTATAAGACGTACTACAGTCCGGACAATGCGGTTGTAATAATTGCCGGTGATGTTAACTCTGATAAAATCATGGAAAAGATTAATAGATATTTTGGGAAAATCAAGCGAGGTCCGGCCAAAGAGCCTGTGGCTGTAACTGAACCACCACAGACAGAAGAAAAACGCTTAACCCTTAAAAAACAGGCTAAACTACCGTATCTTGTCATGGCCTACCACGTGCCCTCCGTGCCTGATAAGGACAGCTACGCAGTGGATGTGTTAACTATAGCGCTGTCGGGTAAAAGTGGACGCCTTTACCGTGATCTCGTAAAGGAACAGCGAATTGCTTTTAACGCCTTTGCCTCCTACAGCGGTCTGTACATTGATCCATACCTGTTTTATGTGGGAGGAACCACCAAAAATATTGGCGACGTTGACAAGTTTGAGAAAGCATTAGATATGGAACTTGAGAAGCTTAAGGAGGAGCCTCTGTCAGAACGGGAGCTTCAAAAGGCAAAAAACATGGTTGAATCCACCTTTATAATGGGACAGGACTCAATTTTCTTTCAGGCTGAAATTCTTGGTATGTACGAGATGCTTGGAAACCGGAGGCTTAAGGACGAGTACCTTAAGGAAATCAGTAAGGTCACTGCTCTTGATGTCATGAGGGTGGCAAAGAAATACCTTGTGCCGACAAACAGAACTGTTGGAGTTCTGATACCAGAGTAA